TACTTGAAGACAGCCGTTCTCTCTCGTCGCTGGATCCACCGCGATGTAGCAACTCACAAGCAATGGAAACAGGCAGTTGTCACCGTACCAGTAGCCATAGTCCTGATGCCAGATCCAAGCGCCGCCAACGAACGGTTCCTTTTGCATCATCTTTGAATGCCAGTGATAGACCTCGCCGCCGAGAATCTGTTCCGCGGCACTGACAATCCGTTCGCTGCGCGCAATGGTCCCCATCAAATCGTCGCCAACGTCGTTCCACAACGTGATCTTGCTTTCGCCGCCTTCACCATCGGCCCGGTGCATGGCCTTCTTTCCGATGTTTGGGTCGGCACGCGCAACTCGTTGCAGGAGATTGGTCTCCTCTTCATCGAACAGGCCACGTGCCATGATGTAGCCGTCTTCCTGGTACTGCGCCAATTGGAGATCCGTCAACATGATTGTGCTCCACCTTTACCGATCGACCGAAATTGAGAGACGCCTTGCAGATGCGCGCCGGACATCATAGCACGAACGGCGGGCAGCAGTGTGTTATCATCTTCTCACTCACTATGGACGAGAGAAAGACAAAACAGTTGGGGAAGAGCATACCGCCCGATACGGGCATTGTACTCGTCGACCACGGCTCGAAGCTGGAAGCCGCGAACCTCATGTTGGAGGAGGTGGCAAAGTCGTTCGCCGAGGCTATGGGCGGCGCCATTGTGGAACCAGCGCACATGGAGCTGGCGGAGCCGACCATCGCGCAAGCGTTTGAGGCATGTATTGAGCGTGGTGCACGGCGAATCGTCGTGCAGCCGTACTTCTTGTCGCCGGGGCGCCACAGCCGGGTAGACATACCCCGCATAACCGCCGAAGCCGCCGCACGCTTTGAAGGAATCGCGTATGTCGTGGGAGAGCCGTTGGGGGTAGACGCCAACATGAATGCCATCATTCTGAGGCGAATTCTGGAGGCGATGGACTAATCCGCCGGGGAGGCAGGGACACAGCCGTGATTACCGACGCACTTGTGCAGTGGCGCGCCGTGTTGGGGGACACGAAGGTCGACACGCGGGCCGAAACGCTTGAACGGTATGGCCGTAGCACACAGCTTCGGGGAACGCATCCTTCATGCGTCCTGTATCCGCAGTCAACGGAAGAGGTTCAGGCAATCGTCAACATCGCGCGTACGCACAAGGCGGGACTCTACCCGCTGTCGC
This genomic window from Candidatus Hydrogenedentota bacterium contains:
- a CDS encoding phytanoyl-CoA dioxygenase family protein — its product is MLTDLQLAQYQEDGYIMARGLFDEEETNLLQRVARADPNIGKKAMHRADGEGGESKITLWNDVGDDLMGTIARSERIVSAAEQILGGEVYHWHSKMMQKEPFVGGAWIWHQDYGYWYGDNCLFPLLVSCYIAVDPATRENGCLQVLKGSHHIGRIDHIKVGGQVGADPERCTEAEKVCPLVYCEMQPGDALFFHSNLLHRSDQNKSPNPRWGLICCYNARRNTPFKPAHHPSYTPLVRVPDSAIKEVGLRFLSEEADYLVEQ
- a CDS encoding cobalamin biosynthesis protein CbiX, with the translated sequence MRAGHHSTNGGQQCVIIFSLTMDERKTKQLGKSIPPDTGIVLVDHGSKLEAANLMLEEVAKSFAEAMGGAIVEPAHMELAEPTIAQAFEACIERGARRIVVQPYFLSPGRHSRVDIPRITAEAAARFEGIAYVVGEPLGVDANMNAIILRRILEAMD